The Psychrobacillus sp. FSL K6-4046 DNA window CCCAAGAAATTCGAAACATAGTAGTTGATGAAAACGTATTCCAGTTTGAGAACAAAGGAAGAATTACTCGAACGTTACCATCTGTAATGAGAAGAGCTAAAGTGATTGATTCAACATTAGCATCCCTTTTGACGGAAGGATCAGTTGAAGTGGGTAAAGTCATTAATTTGTACGCCATCATGAAAACGGATTTGCTCTTTTACGAATTCATGAATGAAGTGATTAGTGAAAAACTGCAAAACAGCGACTATTTAATTGAAAAGAAGGATATCAATCTCTTTTTTACAGCTAAATCCGAACAAAGTGACAAGGTTGCAAGCTGGAGTATTATTAATACCGAGAAGTTAAAGCGGGCATTTTTGCAAGTGCTATTCGAAAGTGGCATGCTAAAGGATCGACGAGGTAAGGAATTGAATCGTTTGATTATCGACGAGCAAATTAAAAACCATTTAATACATATAGGAGATACCCGTTACTTAAGAGCAATGGGTGAGTGAGGGGTGACAACATGGCAAATTTGAATGCAAGACTGGATCAAATCATACCAAAAATCAAAGAGGACAAGTTTATCGAAGGACGTGGACTTGGAAACGAGATCAGCTTTTATGTCTTCGATTACGAACCAGAGGGTGAACTTGTCGTGAGGGATTATATAAAACACATCAAAAAAGAATTCAGTTATGAAGGTTCAAACAGACGAATTATTGAATTCGATTTATATAAAATTCTACTCGATATCACGAAAGAAAAGAGAATTTTTGATCGTATTTTTGACATGGAGGAAAGACAAGGGAAAGAAGCTTTGTTCAAAGCAATGACGACGTTTGCTAAACCAGAAGTTTTTTTACATAAAATAAAGGAACAAATGGGAGATCATAATGTTGTCTTCCTTACTGGAATAGGAAAGGTGTATCCATTCGTACGGTCACATAATATCCTTAACAATCTACAAGAAGTATTGGATAAAACGCCTGTCATCATGTTCTTCCCAGGGCAATACGATGGACAGTCATTACAATTGTTTAGCAAATTCAAAGATGACAACTACTATAGAGCATTTCGTTTAGTAGATTAGAGAAAAGGGGGAATTTAGATGATACTGAAAGATATGTTTTTAAAGGATATTGAACGTGATATACGTGGGGTAATTAAAGTTGCACAAACAAATGAAGAGGACATTTACCAAGAGCTTGATGAATATGTTGTGACGCAAGAGCTACATAAGCACTTATCGAAGTTCTATGATAATTACCAAAAAGGAATTAACGGCAAGACAGACAAAATGGGCGTTTGGATTAGCGGGTTCTTCGGATCGGGTAAGTCCCACTTTCTCAAAATCCTCGCTTACCTGTTAGAGAACAAGGAAGTGAAAGGGAAGCAACCGATTGATTTCTTTGAGAACAAAGTGCAGGATTCACTTGTCTATGCAAATATGAAGCGAACTGCAGATGTCGATACAGAAGTCATTTTGTTCAACATTGATTCCAAAAGTTCCCTTGACAATAAATCCAAAGAAGATGCAATTTTACGTGTCTTCATGAAGGTGTTTTACGAGCATAGAGGCTATTATGGGGACATTCCAGGCGTTGCAGAGATGGAGAAGTATTTAGACAAGCAAGGCGTGTACGAAGCGTTTAAAACAGAATTTAAGGCATTAGCCGGTGAATCATGGGAGAGTCGTCGCAACAGTTTCTATTTCGATGCAGATTTTGTTATTGGAGCATTGACGAAAGTGACAGATATGTCGGAAGAATCGGCAAGAAATTGGTTTGAAAATGGTGTGAACAACTTTGAAATTAGCATCGAGAAGTTCTCCAAGGACGTAAAAGAATACATTGATGAAAAAGGCTCGAATTTCCACTTAGTCTTCCTTGTAGATGAAATAGGTCAATATATCGGTGACAGCCGTAATCTAATGCTTAACTTGCAAACACTTGCGGAAGATCTTGGAACACATGCACACGGTAAGGTATGGATCATGGTGACTTCACAGGAAAGTATAGATTCTATTGTAAAAGTTAAAGGTGATGACTTCTCTCGTATACAAGGACGCTTCGATACAAGACTATCACTGTCTTCTATTTCTGTAGATGAAGTAATCAAGAAGCGGATTTTGAAGAAGCATTCGCATGTTAATGACAAACTAAAAGTTCTCTTCCCTGAAAAGAGTGCCATCTTGAAAAATCTCATTAGCTTCCGAGAAAGTACGGCGGATTTAAGGGGTTACGATAATGAACATGAATTTGCGGATGTATATCCATTCATTCCGTATCAATTTAAACTTCTGCAAAATGTTTTCGAGCAAGTGAGAAAACATGGTTCATCAGGTAAGCACTTATCTGAAGGGGAACGCTCTATGCTTTCGGCATTTAAAGAAGCAGGACTTAGCTATAAAGATGCTGAAGAAGGGACGCTAATTCCGTTCTATGCGTTCTACGATACGATAAAAGAATTTCTTAACCCTGCCATTTCAAGAGTTATTGAGGGAGCAAAGGAAAATCCTGCATTAAAAAACGATGAATTTAACATCAACTTACTAAAAGTATTGTTCATGATTAAATATATTAAAGAATTACCTTCGAACATTGACAATATCGCAACACTAATGGTGAGAAACATGGATGAAGACAAACTACAGCTAAAAGAAAAAATAAAGGTTGCTGTACGAAAACTTACTTCGCAAACACTGATTCAGAAAAACGGGGACTATTTTGTTTTCTTAACGGATGATGAACAGGATATAAATCGAGAAATTAAACAAATGAACATAGATGAAGATATTGTAAAAAGAGAATTGGCGAACTACATCTTCCAAGACATGTTTGATGATAAAAGATTCAATTATTCGAAAGAGTATGCATTCTCCTACAATCAAAAAATGGATGAAAAAAATTATGGCAATCAGACATCAAGTATTGGATTGAACATCGTTTCTCCATTATCTGACCATTATCAAAAATCTGATCAGGAAATGATGATGATGACTTCTGGTAGTGGTGAAATGCTTATTAAGCTTGGTGGAAACGGGATATATGTCGAGGAAATGGAAGAAGCATTAAGAATAGAAGAATTCCGAAAGAAAAAGAATATAACACAGCTTCCAGAAAACATTCAAAATATCTTGAACAACAAGCAAGCAGAAGTTCGTGAACGTAGACGTAGAGTGCGTGAATTACTGGAGGATGCTATTAAGGGTGGAGTTTTCTTTATCAATGGAGATAAAATGGATATCAAAGGTTCTTCTGTTAAGGAAAAAATCAATTCTTCTTTCAAACAGTTGGTCGATAATGTGTATACAAGACTCGGTTATGTGAACGAGCATCTGGAAAATGAACGAGCATTGATTCCTATTTTAACCTTAGACAAAGATCAGATTTCTTTTGACGACAAACTTGGTACCAATCCGAATGAACTTGCTAAGAGAGAAATCTTTGATTTTATCGATTTACAAGATCAAATCCAAAAACAGGTTAGAGTAAAACTTATCTATGATCGCTTCCAAGACAAACCATATGGGTGGAAACAACTTGACATCGCAGGTCTAATTGCGGAATTACTGAAAGAGCAACGCATTCGTATCCGTTACAATGCTGAATATCTGGAGCCAGAAACAGATACGAACAAATTGCTCACTATATTTGCTAAAACCTCTGAAGCTGATAAAGGAATCATTATTAAGCGAGTAAAAGTAGACGAATCTCTAATTCGTACAGCTAAAAGAGTGTGTAAAGAGGTCTTTAATACAACAGATTTATCGGATGATGAAGATGGTCTTGTTAAAGATATTCGAGTATTGATTGAAAAACAAATAGCAGAAATAGTTGCTTATAAAGCACGCTATGAAGGAAGAAAGTATCCAGGTAGAAGCTTACTCGATAAAGGGTTGGAGTATTTTGGACAATTCGATAACAAACTTGATAATGCTTCCTTCTTTATGAAGCTGAATGAGCTAGAAGAT harbors:
- a CDS encoding DUF1819 family protein, yielding MVIELEYSSSLNGASYLLFELKQVVKLQQKGLSTQEIRNIVVDENVFQFENKGRITRTLPSVMRRAKVIDSTLASLLTEGSVEVGKVINLYAIMKTDLLFYEFMNEVISEKLQNSDYLIEKKDINLFFTAKSEQSDKVASWSIINTEKLKRAFLQVLFESGMLKDRRGKELNRLIIDEQIKNHLIHIGDTRYLRAMGE
- the brxC gene encoding BREX system P-loop protein BrxC, with amino-acid sequence MILKDMFLKDIERDIRGVIKVAQTNEEDIYQELDEYVVTQELHKHLSKFYDNYQKGINGKTDKMGVWISGFFGSGKSHFLKILAYLLENKEVKGKQPIDFFENKVQDSLVYANMKRTADVDTEVILFNIDSKSSLDNKSKEDAILRVFMKVFYEHRGYYGDIPGVAEMEKYLDKQGVYEAFKTEFKALAGESWESRRNSFYFDADFVIGALTKVTDMSEESARNWFENGVNNFEISIEKFSKDVKEYIDEKGSNFHLVFLVDEIGQYIGDSRNLMLNLQTLAEDLGTHAHGKVWIMVTSQESIDSIVKVKGDDFSRIQGRFDTRLSLSSISVDEVIKKRILKKHSHVNDKLKVLFPEKSAILKNLISFRESTADLRGYDNEHEFADVYPFIPYQFKLLQNVFEQVRKHGSSGKHLSEGERSMLSAFKEAGLSYKDAEEGTLIPFYAFYDTIKEFLNPAISRVIEGAKENPALKNDEFNINLLKVLFMIKYIKELPSNIDNIATLMVRNMDEDKLQLKEKIKVAVRKLTSQTLIQKNGDYFVFLTDDEQDINREIKQMNIDEDIVKRELANYIFQDMFDDKRFNYSKEYAFSYNQKMDEKNYGNQTSSIGLNIVSPLSDHYQKSDQEMMMMTSGSGEMLIKLGGNGIYVEEMEEALRIEEFRKKKNITQLPENIQNILNNKQAEVRERRRRVRELLEDAIKGGVFFINGDKMDIKGSSVKEKINSSFKQLVDNVYTRLGYVNEHLENERALIPILTLDKDQISFDDKLGTNPNELAKREIFDFIDLQDQIQKQVRVKLIYDRFQDKPYGWKQLDIAGLIAELLKEQRIRIRYNAEYLEPETDTNKLLTIFAKTSEADKGIIIKRVKVDESLIRTAKRVCKEVFNTTDLSDDEDGLVKDIRVLIEKQIAEIVAYKARYEGRKYPGRSLLDKGLEYFGQFDNKLDNASFFMKLNELEDDLADWEEDIVYVKSFFGTNQKEIFDQGLAGLNKYEENKAYLSVQKVVGAMDQLRSIISDPVPYKKIKEIPELVHVLEEQSNLVLLEKKGNAHKKLNSDYDELSLHAKQYGVSKATKQRVDDYYDELKANLNTFTDIFKVDATISQSTSYKERTEIEIRREIIEWQRKKAEEQKNKPGGEVVDPPIIESVIQKQNVKVTELVTIKTLSTEEEVDQYINTLSNKLKKIIKSNKQIEFIE
- a CDS encoding DUF1788 domain-containing protein, producing MANLNARLDQIIPKIKEDKFIEGRGLGNEISFYVFDYEPEGELVVRDYIKHIKKEFSYEGSNRRIIEFDLYKILLDITKEKRIFDRIFDMEERQGKEALFKAMTTFAKPEVFLHKIKEQMGDHNVVFLTGIGKVYPFVRSHNILNNLQEVLDKTPVIMFFPGQYDGQSLQLFSKFKDDNYYRAFRLVD